DNA sequence from the Methanolobus sp. ZRKC5 genome:
GTACCTTATGAAGAAACAATTGTTCTGGATGTGTATGGTCTTGAAAAAGGAACCTACATCGTCGATGTGAACGGAGTCAGGAATGAATTTGAATTGCAGATAGACAACATCATTTCTGAATGATATTTTTGACTCCTGATTCTTATTTATTTATTTTCATTTTCCTGGCGATAATAGTTTTTCGGTATTTTGGACACACATTAAAAGGGCTTTTTGCTGGATATACCTTTTGAATTACAAAAGATACATCCCTGCTAAATTATCAAAGTGGCCAGATTCTTTGCTTATACTGCTACTGACATCTTTGTGCTCAATATTCTCTGAAATTTACAAAATAATAGAATCTGCAATTAAGTCCAAAAAAGTAACAGTGTTAAGGAAATGAAACTAAACCAAGAAAAGTCTTTGAGCATAGTTTCATGAGCTACACCAAAAGCTGTTATTTATACGCCTAATTTAGGAGTTTGAAGCTTCGAGGTGATATTTTATTTTTTCTTTGAAAGCGTGAATATCAATTGGTTTGGATATATAGTCAATGCAACCTGCTGCAATGAACCTTTCGTCATCACCACGCATAGAATGAGCTGTTAAAGCTATCACAGGAATATCCTTAGTACTCTCATTATCCTTTAAACGGGAAAGTACCTCCAATCCATCCATTTTAGGCAATTGTATATCCAGAAGAATTAGATCGAAATGATTTTCCTTTACTTTTTCCAGAGCGATGAATCCATCCTCTGCAGGAGTAACCTGATATTCATATGATTCAAGAAGGTCTACAGTAAGTTCCATATTTACAGGATTATCTTCAATTACAAGTATATGAGACATTTTTTCCCTCAAGTTATTTGAATTCTGCTTTCCATCATAACATGCAACAAGTCGCCATTCCGAAGAAGAAAACTACTTGTTTCCAAGTTATTAACCAAGATGATAAATATAATAAATGGACAATAATATTTCAATTACTATTTAATCTATAAAAGAGTGTCGCACATGTGCCGGTACTGTATATATAAACATATGATGTACATGGTATTCACCAAAAAAAATACGTAAATAGATATAAAGATTAAACATCTGAAAGGCATACCCTATAATTAGAAACGCTTTGCACAAAGGAATGGAACTTGATGCACAAAAATAAGGATGAAACAAATATTCCCGGAGTAATCAGGACGATACACAACTCGC
Encoded proteins:
- a CDS encoding response regulator, with amino-acid sequence MSHILVIEDNPVNMELTVDLLESYEYQVTPAEDGFIALEKVKENHFDLILLDIQLPKMDGLEVLSRLKDNESTKDIPVIALTAHSMRGDDERFIAAGCIDYISKPIDIHAFKEKIKYHLEASNS